From Bradyrhizobium sp. NDS-1, the proteins below share one genomic window:
- a CDS encoding YbaK/EbsC family protein, whose translation MSLESVRAFFAEKAPDISVIESPISSATVPLAAEAYGVEPGMIAKTLSLRVGERVILIVAAGTSRMDNKKVKAQFGGKPKMLGLEEVAEITGHEVGGVCPFGLKAPLPVYCDVSLKAFDVVVPAAGSTHSAVRITPERMAELTAAEWVDVCEVRP comes from the coding sequence ATGAGCCTGGAATCCGTTCGCGCCTTCTTCGCCGAGAAAGCCCCCGACATCTCCGTCATCGAATCCCCGATCAGTTCGGCCACCGTGCCGCTGGCCGCCGAAGCCTATGGCGTCGAGCCCGGAATGATCGCCAAGACGCTGTCCTTGCGCGTCGGCGAGCGCGTGATCCTGATCGTGGCCGCCGGCACCTCGCGGATGGACAACAAGAAGGTCAAGGCGCAATTCGGCGGCAAGCCGAAGATGCTGGGGCTGGAAGAGGTCGCCGAGATCACCGGCCACGAGGTCGGCGGCGTCTGCCCGTTCGGGCTGAAGGCGCCGCTGCCGGTCTATTGCGACGTCTCGCTGAAGGCCTTCGACGTCGTGGTGCCGGCCGCGGGCTCGACCCACAGCGCGGTGCGCATCACGCCGGAGCGGATGGCCGAGCTCACCGCGGCCGAATGGGTCGATGTCTGCGAGGTCAGGCCGTAA
- a CDS encoding LysR family transcriptional regulator: MAKLPDFEALAIFAKVVELRSFAGAASELAMSKATVSKAVTRLEERLGARLFNRTSRRLALTDAGHKLADRATRLLADGEAAENEALAQSVAPRGLVRLAVPMTFGIKAVAPLLPEFFEAYPEVSVDLHLSDATVDLIGEGFDMAVRIARLPDSSLIARQLFTMPRYTVAAPSYLKQHGRPTHPMHLAEHKCFSYAYLSTPNVWHYTNSAGEQASVRPGGQLRVNNGEALMPALLAGLGIAELPEFIVGEAISSGEVEVILKDWKQAEGAVHLVSPPGGPRPARVEALGDFLAAKLPGTCKRRTRGKAKMS; encoded by the coding sequence ATGGCAAAACTCCCCGATTTCGAGGCGCTCGCGATTTTCGCGAAAGTCGTGGAGTTACGGTCATTTGCGGGGGCTGCGAGCGAGCTCGCGATGTCGAAGGCGACGGTCTCGAAGGCCGTGACCCGGCTCGAGGAGCGGCTCGGGGCCCGCCTGTTCAACCGCACCTCGCGCCGCCTCGCGCTGACGGATGCCGGCCACAAGCTCGCCGACCGCGCCACGCGCCTTCTGGCCGACGGCGAGGCCGCCGAGAACGAGGCGCTGGCGCAATCGGTGGCGCCGCGCGGCCTGGTGCGGCTCGCCGTGCCCATGACGTTCGGCATCAAGGCGGTGGCGCCGCTGCTGCCGGAGTTCTTCGAGGCCTATCCGGAAGTCTCGGTCGATCTGCATTTGAGCGATGCGACCGTCGATCTGATCGGCGAAGGTTTCGACATGGCCGTGCGGATCGCGCGCCTGCCGGATTCCTCACTGATCGCGCGGCAGCTCTTCACCATGCCGCGCTACACCGTGGCCGCGCCGTCCTACCTGAAGCAACACGGACGGCCGACGCATCCGATGCATCTGGCCGAGCACAAATGCTTCAGCTACGCCTATCTGTCCACGCCCAACGTCTGGCACTACACCAATTCGGCCGGCGAGCAGGCCAGCGTGCGCCCGGGCGGCCAGCTTCGCGTCAACAATGGCGAGGCGTTGATGCCGGCGCTGCTCGCAGGCCTCGGCATCGCCGAGTTGCCCGAGTTCATCGTTGGTGAAGCGATTTCGTCCGGCGAGGTCGAAGTGATCCTGAAGGACTGGAAGCAGGCCGAAGGCGCCGTGCATCTGGTGTCCCCGCCCGGCGGCCCGCGCCCCGCGCGCGTCGAAGCGCTCGGTGATTTTCTCGCGGCCAAGCTGCCGGGCACATGCAAGCGGCGGACGCGCGGGAAAGCCAAGATGTCGTAG
- a CDS encoding SDR family NAD(P)-dependent oxidoreductase: MTKKLSGKVALVTGASRGIGAASARALADEGADVAISYVASPDKAEAVVADLKAKGVRARAFKADQASAREVTQLVNDVAREFGKLDILVNNAGVAAGGAIDDANADTEALARQDQVNVHGVIAAIRAASQLMGEGGRIVTVGSMLADRASFPGLADYVATKAAVVGYTKGAARDLGPRGITVNVVQPGSIDTDMNPKDGGEFAETQRKQHALQRFGRPEEVAAGVVFLASPEASFVTGTVLNVDGGFGA, from the coding sequence ATGACCAAGAAGCTCTCGGGCAAGGTTGCCCTCGTCACCGGCGCTTCGCGCGGCATCGGCGCCGCTTCGGCCCGCGCGCTCGCAGATGAAGGTGCTGATGTCGCCATCAGCTATGTCGCTTCGCCGGACAAGGCGGAGGCCGTCGTCGCCGACCTCAAGGCCAAGGGCGTCAGGGCCCGCGCTTTCAAGGCCGACCAGGCTTCCGCGAGGGAGGTCACGCAACTGGTCAACGACGTCGCCAGGGAATTCGGCAAGCTCGATATCCTCGTCAACAATGCCGGCGTCGCCGCCGGAGGTGCGATCGACGATGCCAATGCCGACACGGAAGCGCTCGCCCGTCAGGACCAGGTCAATGTGCATGGTGTGATCGCGGCGATCCGCGCCGCTTCGCAATTGATGGGTGAAGGCGGCCGCATCGTCACTGTCGGCTCGATGCTGGCCGACCGCGCTTCGTTCCCCGGCCTTGCCGACTACGTCGCCACCAAGGCAGCCGTGGTCGGCTACACCAAGGGTGCGGCACGGGATCTCGGCCCGCGCGGCATCACCGTCAACGTGGTGCAGCCCGGCTCGATCGACACCGACATGAATCCGAAGGATGGCGGCGAGTTCGCCGAGACCCAGCGCAAGCAGCACGCGCTGCAACGCTTCGGCCGTCCCGAGGAAGTGGCCGCCGGCGTCGTTTTTCTCGCAAGCCCGGAAGCCTCCTTCGTCACCGGCACCGTGCTCAATGTCGACGGCGGATTTGGCGCGTGA
- a CDS encoding tripartite tricarboxylate transporter substrate binding protein, translated as MDRRGLLRAAAALPLLGIAAPGPVFAQAYPARNITLIVPFPAGGQADLAARPVAMALERILGKPVIVDNRAGGGGGSVGNAAAARAEPDGYTLLMTLSSLAVLPEADRLFDRPVAYEVSQFMPIARVLADPTLLAVPASAPWKTAQDFVEDAKKRPGQIPYGSSGPYGTLHVAMEMFASNAGIKLLHVPFRGAGPALTAILGGTVQAIAAAPGTLKPQVDDGKLRVLGNCGAQRIASFPDVPTFQELGYKDVEFYIWAGLFAQSSLPAPVATRLREAMAQVMTSPDVLKAFETSGSLVAYQDAPAFAEFVALDSTRLIAAVKKIGKVE; from the coding sequence ATGGATCGACGCGGTCTCTTGCGTGCGGCTGCGGCATTGCCGTTGTTGGGGATTGCAGCACCGGGCCCGGTCTTCGCGCAAGCCTATCCGGCACGCAACATCACCCTGATCGTGCCGTTTCCGGCCGGAGGCCAGGCCGACCTTGCCGCGCGCCCCGTCGCCATGGCGCTGGAGCGTATCCTCGGCAAGCCCGTGATCGTCGACAACAGGGCCGGGGGCGGCGGCGGCTCGGTCGGCAATGCCGCGGCGGCACGCGCCGAGCCGGACGGCTACACGCTGCTGATGACGCTGTCCTCGCTCGCGGTGCTCCCCGAGGCCGACCGGCTGTTCGACCGCCCCGTCGCCTACGAGGTCTCGCAGTTCATGCCGATCGCGCGCGTGCTCGCCGATCCCACGCTATTGGCGGTGCCGGCCTCCGCGCCGTGGAAGACGGCGCAGGATTTCGTCGAGGATGCGAAGAAGCGCCCGGGTCAGATCCCCTACGGCTCGTCAGGGCCCTATGGCACGCTCCATGTGGCGATGGAGATGTTCGCAAGCAATGCCGGCATCAAGCTGCTGCACGTGCCGTTCCGCGGCGCAGGTCCGGCACTCACCGCGATCCTCGGCGGCACCGTGCAGGCGATCGCCGCGGCACCCGGCACGCTGAAGCCGCAGGTCGACGACGGCAAATTGCGCGTGCTCGGCAATTGCGGCGCGCAGCGCATCGCGAGCTTCCCCGACGTGCCGACCTTCCAGGAGCTCGGCTACAAGGACGTCGAGTTTTACATCTGGGCCGGGCTGTTCGCACAGAGCTCTCTTCCCGCGCCGGTCGCGACACGCCTGCGCGAGGCGATGGCGCAGGTGATGACGAGTCCCGACGTGCTCAAGGCGTTCGAGACCTCGGGCAGCCTCGTCGCCTATCAGGACGCGCCGGCCTTCGCCGAGTTCGTCGCGCTGGACAGCACGCGGCTGATCGCGGCCGTGAAGAAGATCGGTAAGGTGGAGTAG
- a CDS encoding RBBP9/YdeN family alpha/beta hydrolase, with protein sequence MHDIITLPGLGGSGDAHWQTLWERSEPRFTRFRPANWDRPELDDWEQSLQRAIVRSPKPPVLVAHSLACLLVAHWAARFPTTISGACLVAVPDPDGANFPLEAATFKPVPERVLRFPSLIIASTNDPYGAIEFTQRQARIWQSGLVALGPLGHINASSGLGDWPQGRALLEAFRAGLPR encoded by the coding sequence ATGCACGACATCATCACATTGCCCGGCCTCGGCGGCTCAGGCGACGCCCATTGGCAGACGCTATGGGAACGCTCCGAGCCGCGCTTCACGCGATTTCGACCGGCGAACTGGGACCGCCCGGAGCTCGACGACTGGGAGCAATCGCTGCAGCGAGCGATCGTGCGCAGCCCGAAGCCGCCTGTCCTGGTTGCCCATAGCCTCGCATGCCTGCTGGTGGCGCATTGGGCCGCTCGCTTCCCGACCACAATTTCCGGCGCATGTCTGGTCGCCGTCCCCGATCCCGACGGCGCCAATTTTCCTTTGGAAGCCGCCACGTTCAAGCCCGTCCCGGAGCGCGTCTTGCGCTTTCCTTCGCTGATCATCGCGAGCACGAACGATCCCTATGGCGCGATCGAGTTCACGCAGCGACAGGCACGCATCTGGCAGTCCGGTTTGGTCGCGCTCGGCCCACTAGGCCACATCAATGCGTCGAGCGGGCTCGGCGACTGGCCGCAGGGTCGCGCGCTGCTGGAGGCCTTTCGTGCGGGCCTTCCAAGATGA
- a CDS encoding adenylate/guanylate cyclase domain-containing protein — MTDDKVKRRLTTVLCADVYGYSRLMEADETGTLETLRRYRAAIARLVERHDGRIVNTWGDAVIAEFASVVEAVQCAVEIQQEISSDAPRTPPMQFRIGINLGDVMVDGSDIYGDGVNIASRLQELAEPGGVVISSSVYDQVHNKLSVGFDCLGQRPMKNIAPLTSYRLTLGSQATGPGSFAIEESATSPERARAQRIDDRRVPSSPTNVVLNWFAKLPRPVAAALTVSAFLIAINLFTSNKIWFHWPVAAILFGMAMRMVLGSRPESDSRSER; from the coding sequence ATGACCGACGACAAGGTGAAACGACGACTGACCACCGTGCTGTGCGCTGACGTGTACGGCTATTCTCGTCTCATGGAAGCAGACGAGACCGGGACGCTGGAGACGCTCCGCCGCTACCGCGCGGCCATTGCGCGACTGGTCGAGCGTCATGACGGCCGCATCGTGAATACCTGGGGCGATGCCGTAATCGCCGAGTTCGCCAGCGTCGTCGAGGCCGTGCAATGCGCAGTCGAGATTCAGCAGGAAATCTCGTCGGACGCGCCCCGAACGCCCCCCATGCAGTTTCGCATCGGCATCAACCTCGGCGATGTCATGGTGGACGGCTCCGACATCTACGGCGACGGGGTCAATATCGCATCGCGGCTGCAAGAGCTTGCCGAGCCCGGCGGCGTCGTGATCTCGAGCTCCGTCTACGATCAGGTGCACAACAAGCTGTCCGTGGGCTTCGACTGCCTCGGTCAGCGCCCGATGAAGAACATCGCCCCCCTGACCAGTTACCGGCTGACCCTGGGTAGCCAGGCCACCGGACCAGGGAGCTTCGCCATCGAGGAGAGCGCAACGTCCCCAGAGAGAGCGCGTGCTCAGCGGATCGACGACAGGCGGGTGCCATCTTCGCCGACGAACGTCGTCTTGAACTGGTTCGCAAAGCTGCCTCGCCCGGTTGCAGCAGCCCTCACCGTGTCGGCCTTCCTGATTGCGATCAATCTGTTCACCAGCAACAAGATCTGGTTCCACTGGCCAGTGGCAGCCATTCTCTTCGGTATGGCCATGCGGATGGTGCTTGGAAGCAGGCCTGAATCGGACAGCAGAAGCGAGCGCTGA
- a CDS encoding Lrp/AsnC family transcriptional regulator, which produces MDRFGSIDAKDLKILEALQVNARVPLSELGRSVGLSQPAVSERVRRLEDAGIIEGYGARINPRALGLGLMALVRLRTTHEHIKTCLKRFAEIPHIIEVHRVTGDDCFVLKVLVPAPEDLETIVDRIAGFGAVTTSLVLRSEPVRPIGRELVRKKSV; this is translated from the coding sequence TTGGATCGCTTCGGGAGCATCGATGCCAAGGACCTGAAGATCCTGGAGGCGCTGCAGGTCAACGCGCGCGTGCCGCTGTCCGAGCTTGGCCGTTCCGTAGGGTTGTCCCAGCCCGCGGTGTCCGAGCGCGTCAGACGGCTCGAGGACGCCGGGATCATCGAGGGCTACGGCGCTCGCATCAATCCGCGCGCACTCGGGCTTGGTCTGATGGCGCTGGTGCGTCTGCGGACCACGCATGAGCACATCAAGACATGCCTCAAGAGGTTCGCGGAGATTCCCCACATCATCGAAGTCCATCGTGTGACCGGTGATGACTGTTTCGTGCTCAAGGTGCTCGTTCCCGCTCCTGAGGATCTCGAGACGATCGTGGATCGCATTGCCGGATTCGGTGCCGTCACGACATCGCTGGTGCTGCGGAGCGAGCCGGTGCGGCCGATCGGCCGCGAGCTTGTCAGGAAGAAGAGCGTCTGA
- a CDS encoding pirin family protein, whose translation MIELRPFAKLGGADHGWLKAKHHFSFAGHYDPNNMGHGALRVWNDDEIAPNTGFPAHPHANMEIITYVREGAITHQDSLGNKGRTEAGDVQVMSAGSGIRHSEYNLEPTQTRIFQIWIEPTARGGQPTWGSKPFPKADRSGKLVTIASGIEGDADALPIRADARVLATTLKAGESAEYAPQTSRHLYLVPAAGAVEINGVRVNARDGAAIRDEARLTITALEDSEIVLVDAA comes from the coding sequence ATGATCGAACTCAGACCTTTCGCAAAGCTCGGCGGCGCGGACCACGGCTGGCTCAAGGCCAAGCATCATTTCTCCTTCGCTGGCCATTATGACCCCAACAACATGGGTCATGGCGCCCTGCGGGTGTGGAACGACGACGAGATCGCGCCGAACACCGGCTTTCCCGCCCATCCCCACGCCAACATGGAGATCATCACCTATGTGCGCGAGGGTGCCATCACCCACCAGGACAGTCTCGGCAACAAGGGCCGCACCGAAGCGGGCGACGTGCAGGTGATGAGCGCCGGCAGCGGCATCCGGCACTCCGAGTACAATCTCGAGCCGACGCAGACGCGGATCTTCCAGATCTGGATCGAGCCCACGGCGCGCGGGGGACAGCCCACCTGGGGATCCAAGCCGTTCCCGAAGGCGGACCGCTCCGGCAAGCTCGTCACCATCGCAAGCGGGATCGAAGGTGATGCCGACGCGCTGCCGATCCGCGCCGATGCGCGGGTGCTAGCCACCACGCTGAAGGCGGGCGAGAGCGCGGAGTACGCGCCGCAGACGTCACGGCACCTCTACCTCGTGCCGGCGGCGGGTGCCGTCGAGATCAACGGCGTCCGCGTCAACGCCCGCGACGGCGCCGCGATCCGCGACGAGGCCAGGCTGACGATCACCGCGCTGGAAGATTCGGAGATCGTGCTCGTCGACGCGGCCTGA
- the wrbA gene encoding NAD(P)H:quinone oxidoreductase, translating to MTKVLVLYYSAYGHIEAMANAVAEGAREAGATVDIKRVPELVPAEVAKASYYKVDQAAPIAKVEDLANYDAIIVGTGTRFGRMASQMANFLDQAGGLWAKGALHGKVGGAFTSTATQHGGQETTLFSIITNLLHFGMVVVGLNYGFAGQMKLDEVTGGAPYGATTITGGDGSRQPSANELAGARYQGRQIAETAKKLHG from the coding sequence ATGACCAAAGTTCTCGTCCTCTATTATTCCGCCTATGGCCATATCGAGGCGATGGCCAACGCCGTCGCCGAGGGCGCACGCGAGGCCGGCGCCACCGTCGACATCAAGCGCGTGCCGGAGCTGGTGCCGGCCGAGGTCGCCAAAGCCTCCTATTACAAGGTTGATCAGGCTGCTCCCATCGCCAAGGTCGAGGACCTCGCCAATTACGACGCGATCATCGTCGGCACCGGCACCCGTTTCGGCCGCATGGCCTCGCAGATGGCGAATTTCCTCGACCAGGCCGGCGGCCTCTGGGCCAAGGGTGCGCTGCACGGCAAGGTCGGCGGCGCCTTCACCTCGACCGCGACCCAGCATGGCGGCCAGGAGACGACGCTGTTCTCGATCATCACCAACCTGCTGCATTTCGGCATGGTCGTCGTCGGCTTGAACTACGGCTTCGCCGGTCAGATGAAGCTCGACGAGGTCACAGGCGGTGCGCCCTATGGCGCCACCACGATCACCGGCGGCGACGGCAGCCGCCAGCCCAGCGCCAACGAGCTCGCCGGCGCGCGGTACCAGGGCCGCCAGATCGCGGAGACGGCAAAAAAACTGCACGGTTGA